A region from the Sphingomonas flavescens genome encodes:
- a CDS encoding lipopolysaccharide biosynthesis protein has translation MRHWFKDQHFRSLLKNTSYLGASKIVAAVCGVATLALAGRGLGVLLFGTLILITSYVKAVSGIAKFQSWQLIVRYGGHGLSQGDPEHFKVATGFAFALDVVSGIGGMLVAVILLPFIGNWVGISPQYLWLGMAYCALLPIMTSATPDGVLRVLDRFDLISWSGTLSPIVRAVLAAIAFATGASFPVYVAIWFATDLIGNLYPWYLGWRELRRNGLLDGIRPTLRPAALEGAWRFAIDVNLASSVQAVWGPIGRLVVGGLLGPAGAALFRVASTLADSAQKPADLLGKAFYPEIMRMDLTSKKPWKLMLRGTALVSAVAVLAILILLVGGKPLMVLLFGKDFAGAYVPLVIMMIIPLLGIFSFPLAPMLYALGRSDGPLKAKLLGSALFFITIAPLSWRWDVIGAAVALVLANVANTGVMLLQLRTEHRRVRPRTT, from the coding sequence ATGAGGCACTGGTTCAAAGACCAGCATTTCCGCTCGCTGCTCAAGAACACGAGCTATCTCGGCGCGTCGAAGATCGTTGCCGCGGTCTGCGGCGTAGCAACGCTGGCCCTCGCGGGCCGCGGGCTCGGCGTGCTGCTCTTTGGCACGCTGATCCTGATCACCAGCTACGTGAAGGCCGTTAGCGGCATTGCGAAGTTTCAGTCGTGGCAGCTTATCGTTCGCTACGGCGGTCATGGCCTGTCGCAGGGCGACCCCGAGCATTTCAAGGTCGCGACCGGGTTCGCCTTCGCGCTCGATGTCGTCAGCGGGATCGGCGGAATGCTGGTCGCGGTCATTCTCTTGCCGTTCATCGGCAATTGGGTCGGCATCAGTCCGCAGTACCTGTGGCTCGGCATGGCCTATTGCGCGCTTCTGCCGATCATGACCTCGGCAACCCCCGACGGGGTGCTGCGCGTTCTCGATCGGTTCGATCTCATCAGCTGGTCGGGCACGTTGAGCCCGATCGTCCGCGCAGTGCTTGCCGCGATCGCCTTCGCCACCGGCGCCTCGTTTCCTGTCTACGTCGCAATCTGGTTCGCAACCGACCTGATCGGCAATCTCTATCCCTGGTATCTTGGCTGGCGTGAGCTCCGGCGCAATGGACTCCTGGATGGCATCCGCCCAACTCTGCGGCCGGCAGCCCTCGAGGGCGCCTGGCGCTTTGCCATCGACGTCAATCTGGCGAGCAGCGTGCAGGCAGTCTGGGGACCTATCGGGCGACTGGTCGTGGGCGGGCTGCTCGGCCCGGCTGGCGCGGCGTTGTTCCGCGTTGCATCGACGCTCGCTGACAGCGCGCAGAAACCGGCCGATCTGCTGGGCAAAGCTTTTTACCCCGAAATCATGCGGATGGACCTGACATCAAAGAAGCCATGGAAGCTCATGCTCCGCGGCACCGCGCTGGTCAGCGCGGTCGCTGTGCTCGCAATCCTCATCCTGCTGGTCGGCGGGAAGCCACTGATGGTGCTGCTGTTCGGCAAGGATTTCGCCGGCGCCTACGTGCCCCTGGTCATCATGATGATCATCCCGTTACTCGGCATCTTCAGCTTCCCGTTAGCGCCGATGCTTTACGCCCTTGGTCGCTCGGACGGACCGCTAAAGGCAAAGCTGCTGGGGAGCGCGTTGTTCTTCATTACCATCGCGCCGCTCTCGTGGCGCTGGGACGTCATAGGCGCCGCCGTGGCGCTGGTCTTGGCCAATGTTGCCAATACTGGGGTGATGTTGCTCCAGCTCCGCACGGAGCACCGCCGCGTCCGGCCGCGAACGACCTAA
- the kdsA gene encoding 3-deoxy-8-phosphooctulonate synthase, whose protein sequence is MKLCGRDVGLDQPLFLIAGPCVVESEELQLRTAERLKAIAERLGLHFIFKSSFDKANRSSDRSYRGPGMDEGLRVLEKVKDALGLPVLTDVHDVSQIAPVSEVVDILQTPAFLARQTDFIHAVAASGKPVNIKKAQFMAPQDMANVVEKARGAARAAGVADETIMVCERGASFGYNNLVSDMRSLAIMRETGCPVVFDATHSVQLPGGQGTSSGGQREFVPVLARAAVATGLAGLFMETHPDPANAKSDGPNAWPLDRMETLLRTLVDLDRLVKERGFEEQQL, encoded by the coding sequence ATGAAACTCTGCGGACGTGACGTCGGGCTCGACCAGCCCCTGTTCCTGATTGCCGGGCCCTGCGTGGTCGAAAGCGAAGAGCTGCAATTACGCACTGCGGAGCGACTGAAGGCAATCGCGGAACGGCTGGGCCTTCACTTCATCTTCAAATCCAGCTTCGACAAGGCCAATCGATCTTCCGACAGAAGCTATCGTGGGCCGGGGATGGATGAGGGCCTTCGCGTGCTCGAGAAGGTCAAAGACGCCCTGGGTCTGCCCGTCCTGACCGACGTCCACGACGTTTCGCAGATCGCGCCAGTGTCTGAGGTTGTCGACATCCTCCAGACGCCGGCCTTCCTGGCGCGGCAGACGGATTTCATCCATGCGGTTGCGGCCTCGGGGAAGCCCGTGAATATCAAGAAGGCGCAGTTCATGGCGCCTCAGGACATGGCAAACGTGGTCGAAAAGGCGCGTGGCGCCGCGCGGGCCGCGGGCGTCGCAGACGAGACTATCATGGTCTGCGAGCGCGGCGCGTCATTCGGCTACAACAATCTGGTCAGCGACATGCGGAGTCTCGCGATCATGCGGGAAACCGGTTGTCCTGTCGTTTTCGATGCCACGCACAGCGTTCAGCTGCCAGGCGGACAGGGGACCAGCTCCGGCGGACAGCGCGAGTTTGTGCCGGTGCTTGCCCGGGCGGCCGTCGCAACCGGCCTCGCGGGATTGTTCATGGAAACGCACCCCGATCCCGCCAACGCCAAGTCGGACGGTCCGAACGCCTGGCCGCTCGATCGGATGGAGACTTTACTCCGGACGCTCGTGGACCTTGATCGGCTGGTTAAGGAGCGCGGTTTCGAGGAGCAGCAGCTTTAG
- a CDS encoding manno-octulosonate cytidylyltransferase, with product MKSVILIPARYQSTRYPGKPLAEIRGANGAAKSLIQRSVEAARRVAGVSEVFVTTDDDRIADACSALSVGVIMTSPECRNGTERCAEALKSLHAPDLVINFQGDALLTPPGFVEALIGRMDQDQDALVATPAMRLRSSEARALQDEEAVGRVGGTSVVTDDQGHALYFSKRLIPHLPKGALEGAMSPVRLHVGVYAYRPEALDRYVSAPMSELEMLEGLEQLRFLAAGIKIAVVDVATPPFALRELNNPEDMEAIEQALVDAGLE from the coding sequence ATGAAGTCGGTCATCCTAATCCCGGCGCGCTATCAATCGACGCGCTATCCAGGAAAGCCGCTGGCGGAAATAAGGGGGGCGAACGGAGCTGCAAAGTCGCTGATTCAGCGGAGCGTGGAGGCAGCGCGGCGCGTAGCGGGCGTTTCCGAAGTCTTCGTGACGACCGATGACGACCGCATCGCTGACGCATGTTCAGCCCTCAGTGTTGGCGTGATCATGACCTCGCCGGAATGCCGCAATGGCACCGAACGTTGCGCAGAGGCGCTGAAGTCGCTGCACGCCCCCGACCTCGTCATTAATTTTCAGGGCGATGCGCTGCTGACTCCGCCCGGGTTCGTCGAAGCGCTGATCGGCCGGATGGATCAGGACCAGGATGCGCTCGTCGCCACCCCGGCCATGCGGCTTCGCAGCAGCGAGGCTCGCGCGCTTCAGGACGAAGAGGCCGTCGGTCGGGTCGGCGGGACGTCGGTGGTTACTGACGACCAAGGGCACGCACTTTATTTTTCCAAGCGCTTGATCCCCCATCTTCCAAAGGGAGCGCTGGAGGGCGCGATGTCACCGGTGCGGTTGCACGTTGGCGTTTACGCCTATCGGCCCGAAGCACTCGATCGGTATGTCTCGGCTCCGATGAGCGAACTGGAGATGCTTGAGGGGCTCGAGCAGCTTCGCTTCCTGGCGGCCGGCATCAAGATTGCCGTCGTCGATGTGGCGACGCCGCCGTTCGCACTGCGCGAGCTGAACAACCCGGAGGACATGGAGGCGATTGAGCAGGCGCTCGTCGATGCAGGGCTCGAGTGA
- a CDS encoding KpsF/GutQ family sugar-phosphate isomerase, with protein MAADNPSPVGVLEFGRAILHDEARALDALADGLGEPFERAISLIYDCRGKLIVSGLGKSGHVARKIAATFASTGTTAVFLHLAEAIHGDLGMAAKGDVAILISQSGETAELEPVIDHFQRAQIPIIGITGHPGTMLADAASATLLLPHWPEVGPESVAPTTSTTMTLALGDALAMTVMRQKGVTRTDFSWLHPGGSLGSRLRPIHRLMHRGDAIPLTRADSSMHDTIVEMSAKRLGVIGVTDEHGFLIGVITDGDLRRNIERGLDHPAADFMTRDPKTVHPDDLIDDALPLFDEYKITALFVVDEQESGKRPVGVLHIHDCPAAR; from the coding sequence ATGGCAGCGGACAATCCGTCCCCGGTAGGCGTGCTCGAGTTTGGACGGGCGATCCTTCACGACGAAGCGCGGGCGCTCGATGCGCTCGCCGACGGCTTGGGCGAGCCGTTCGAACGCGCCATCTCCCTCATCTACGACTGCCGCGGAAAGCTCATCGTCAGCGGGCTCGGCAAGTCGGGCCACGTGGCGCGCAAGATTGCCGCCACCTTCGCGTCCACCGGGACCACCGCGGTATTCCTCCACCTGGCCGAGGCGATCCACGGCGATCTGGGCATGGCGGCCAAGGGCGACGTCGCGATCCTCATTTCCCAGAGCGGTGAGACGGCGGAGCTCGAGCCGGTCATCGATCATTTCCAGCGTGCGCAGATCCCGATCATCGGCATTACCGGCCATCCCGGGACGATGCTCGCCGACGCAGCAAGCGCCACGCTCCTCCTGCCGCATTGGCCCGAGGTGGGCCCGGAATCGGTAGCTCCCACGACGTCGACGACGATGACGCTCGCGCTCGGTGATGCGCTCGCGATGACGGTGATGCGGCAGAAGGGCGTGACCCGGACCGACTTCAGCTGGCTTCATCCCGGCGGCTCCCTGGGATCGCGCCTCCGCCCAATTCACCGCCTCATGCACCGCGGAGATGCAATTCCGCTAACGCGCGCCGATAGCTCGATGCACGACACCATCGTCGAGATGTCGGCCAAACGCCTGGGGGTAATTGGCGTCACTGACGAACATGGCTTTCTGATCGGGGTAATCACGGACGGTGACCTTCGCCGTAACATCGAGCGTGGCCTTGATCATCCTGCAGCAGACTTCATGACCCGCGATCCAAAGACGGTGCACCCCGACGATCTTATCGATGACGCGCTGCCACTGTTCGACGAATATAAGATCACGGCGCTGTTCGTGGTCGATGAGCAGGAGAGCGGAAAACGACCGGTCGGCGTGCTTCACATCCACGACTGCCCCGCCGCCCGATGA
- a CDS encoding elongation factor G: protein MAGESAKGTRVIALVGPAGAGKTSLAEAMLFAAGATDRLGSTANGSSIGDFSAESRQRGGSTELNLYHFDYLGDHFAILDCPGSVGFAADGARALAIADVAIVVVDPDPARAPLAAPALRALDELGIPHLIFVNRIDQAHGRIRDLLTALQPMSVSPLIARQVPIREGEKISGFVDLALEYAFKYRPGQESERIEIPADLHEREAEARAHMLEQLADHDDELLEQLLMDEAPSREKILQDLARETGDNLGVPVLFGSANSSWGVRRLLKAIRHEAPGPSAAADRLSVSKPSLYVFKIIHGLIGRLALSRMLGGRISEGSDLKTASGEHARLGALFHVQGEKTAKVGEANDGDVVAVAKIDNVRAGEWLGSGKLPPSVDIGYPARNCAIAIEPADRKDDVKLSGALQRLSEEDSALIIEHDDHNHEIRLRGVNDEHLNTVLARLKRRYGVEVKSHPPSVGYRESIRKSVTQKGRHKKQSGGHGQFGDVIIEVKPLPRGSGFVFEERIHGGSVPKQWIPAVEEGVREAMTKGPLGFEVVDCAVSLVDGSYHSVDSSELAFRLAGRIAMQEALNAAGPHLLEPMHKLTVVCPTNATSRVTSAVAGRRGQMLGMAPRDGWTGWDRIEALIPEAELSGLEAELRSQSQGLATYEAQFDHLAELNGPLAEKVVQQRMPEPA, encoded by the coding sequence ATGGCTGGAGAATCTGCAAAAGGCACCCGAGTGATCGCGCTGGTGGGACCCGCCGGCGCGGGAAAGACGAGCCTTGCCGAGGCAATGCTGTTTGCAGCCGGTGCGACCGATCGCCTGGGATCGACGGCCAACGGCTCCAGCATCGGCGATTTCAGCGCGGAAAGCCGCCAGCGCGGTGGGTCGACCGAACTCAACCTCTATCATTTCGATTATCTCGGCGACCATTTTGCCATTCTGGACTGTCCCGGTTCCGTTGGCTTCGCTGCCGATGGCGCCAGAGCTCTCGCGATTGCTGACGTCGCGATCGTTGTGGTCGACCCCGATCCGGCGCGGGCGCCGCTTGCGGCGCCGGCGCTCCGCGCGCTTGATGAGCTGGGTATCCCACACCTTATCTTCGTCAATCGCATCGACCAGGCGCATGGCCGCATTCGCGACCTGCTGACCGCCCTGCAACCGATGAGCGTCTCTCCCCTCATCGCACGGCAGGTGCCGATCCGCGAAGGCGAGAAGATCAGCGGCTTCGTCGACCTGGCGTTGGAATATGCATTCAAATATCGCCCCGGCCAGGAATCCGAACGGATCGAAATCCCTGCGGACCTCCATGAGCGTGAAGCGGAAGCCCGCGCGCATATGCTCGAACAGTTGGCGGATCACGACGACGAGTTGCTTGAGCAACTGCTGATGGACGAGGCGCCATCCCGCGAGAAGATCCTCCAGGACCTCGCGCGCGAAACCGGCGACAATCTCGGCGTCCCCGTCCTGTTCGGCTCGGCGAACAGTTCCTGGGGCGTGCGCCGGCTGCTTAAGGCAATACGGCACGAAGCGCCGGGCCCGAGCGCCGCAGCCGACCGCCTGAGCGTTTCCAAGCCGTCGCTCTACGTGTTCAAGATCATTCACGGATTGATCGGACGGCTTGCCCTTTCGCGCATGCTGGGCGGCCGCATCAGCGAGGGTTCCGATCTGAAGACGGCGTCCGGGGAACACGCCCGGCTCGGTGCCCTCTTCCATGTTCAAGGCGAGAAAACCGCAAAGGTCGGCGAGGCCAACGATGGCGACGTCGTTGCGGTGGCGAAGATCGACAACGTTCGAGCCGGTGAATGGCTCGGCTCAGGCAAGCTGCCGCCGTCCGTCGACATCGGCTATCCAGCGCGCAATTGCGCGATCGCAATCGAGCCGGCCGACCGCAAGGATGACGTCAAGCTATCCGGTGCCTTGCAACGGCTCAGCGAGGAAGATTCGGCGCTAATTATCGAGCATGACGACCATAACCACGAGATCCGTCTGCGTGGCGTCAATGACGAGCATCTGAACACGGTTCTGGCGCGGCTGAAGCGGCGTTATGGCGTCGAGGTCAAAAGCCATCCACCCAGCGTCGGCTATCGCGAAAGCATCCGGAAATCGGTGACCCAGAAGGGTCGTCACAAGAAACAGTCCGGCGGGCATGGCCAGTTTGGCGACGTGATCATTGAGGTGAAGCCCCTCCCCCGCGGTTCGGGCTTCGTCTTCGAGGAGCGCATCCACGGCGGCTCCGTGCCCAAGCAATGGATTCCAGCCGTCGAAGAAGGTGTTCGCGAGGCCATGACCAAGGGCCCGCTTGGCTTCGAAGTGGTCGATTGCGCGGTCAGCCTTGTCGATGGCAGCTACCATAGCGTCGACAGCTCCGAACTTGCCTTTCGCCTCGCGGGCCGCATCGCCATGCAGGAAGCGCTGAACGCAGCGGGACCCCACTTGCTGGAGCCAATGCACAAGCTCACCGTCGTCTGTCCCACCAATGCCACGAGCCGCGTGACTTCGGCCGTAGCCGGGCGCCGCGGGCAAATGCTCGGCATGGCACCCCGCGACGGTTGGACGGGCTGGGACCGGATCGAGGCCCTCATTCCAGAGGCCGAGTTATCGGGCCTGGAGGCGGAGCTTCGCTCGCAAAGCCAGGGCCTTGCAACGTATGAAGCCCAGTTCGACCATCTCGCCGAACTGAACGGACCGCTGGCGGAGAAGGTCGTCCAGCAAAGGATGCCTGAGCCGGCGTAG
- a CDS encoding TIGR01459 family HAD-type hydrolase — protein MSSLDALDARYRLILCDIWGVVHDGVTLYAGAAERLRAWRTEGRCVVLITNAPRTADEVDAQLARLGLPRDAYDFVETGGEAGIEGLRALNEPVGFIGTQGDRAVLEGRGVRIAADEMFANLACTGLSEDKPTVAEYAEELEQYAARGVTLHCLNPDRVVIRGGVSEPCAGALADVYEAFGGEVAWYGKPHSAIYEHALRRAGDPDAAQVLAIGDGLLTDMLGAARRGIDAVFVTGGIHAGEQFPENFGADHGLGDWQPVAIVDSLA, from the coding sequence GTGAGCAGCCTCGACGCGCTGGACGCGCGCTACCGGCTTATCCTGTGCGACATTTGGGGCGTCGTCCATGACGGGGTGACGCTGTACGCCGGTGCGGCGGAACGCTTACGGGCTTGGCGGACTGAGGGCCGCTGCGTCGTACTGATTACCAATGCGCCGCGAACGGCTGATGAGGTTGACGCGCAACTTGCGCGCCTGGGACTGCCGAGGGATGCCTATGATTTTGTCGAAACGGGCGGCGAGGCAGGTATCGAGGGCCTGCGTGCGCTCAATGAGCCGGTCGGTTTCATCGGAACGCAGGGCGATCGGGCGGTGCTCGAGGGCCGCGGCGTGCGGATCGCCGCTGATGAGATGTTCGCGAACCTAGCCTGCACCGGCCTTAGTGAAGACAAGCCAACGGTGGCTGAGTATGCAGAGGAACTTGAGCAATATGCGGCGCGCGGCGTGACGCTGCATTGCCTGAATCCGGACCGGGTTGTGATCCGCGGCGGTGTTTCCGAGCCGTGCGCGGGCGCGCTAGCCGACGTCTACGAGGCATTTGGCGGCGAAGTTGCCTGGTACGGAAAGCCCCACTCAGCAATCTACGAGCACGCCCTGCGCCGTGCCGGCGATCCTGACGCCGCACAGGTGCTCGCGATCGGGGACGGGCTGCTGACCGACATGCTCGGCGCTGCTCGCCGTGGAATCGACGCCGTCTTCGTGACTGGCGGGATCCATGCAGGCGAGCAATTTCCGGAGAACTTCGGCGCCGACCACGGGCTGGGCGACTGGCAGCCTGTGGCGATTGTCGACTCCCTCGCCTAG
- a CDS encoding YihY/virulence factor BrkB family protein: protein MIDPKGHLAKSPWRMPAAAWKDIAARTYKRTWDDNVGIVAAGVAFYGFFALLSLLGLIVLSYGMVADPHTVITNMRTLTGVLPRDVALLIGDQLMNAVKASEGTKGFAIALAFAVAIYGGTNGAAAILTALNIAYEEKEKRSLLRFYILAVGMTVGALLLALVALVAVALVSGLQRFFPAASYGSVLAGKAAGYLFVTLFGAAVAATLYRFGPSRTMARWKWISPGSIFAAITLLILTVAFGYYVARFTNYDRTYGSLGTVVALLSWMYLSAYAFIFGAELNSEIEHQTAHDSTVGRPKPLGRRGAWAADNVASDAKVQDRPEESREGERLTAAAPQLACDEGSGGGK from the coding sequence ATGATCGATCCCAAAGGGCATCTCGCGAAGTCGCCGTGGAGAATGCCGGCCGCAGCGTGGAAGGACATTGCGGCGCGGACTTACAAGCGAACGTGGGACGACAATGTTGGAATCGTTGCCGCAGGGGTGGCCTTTTACGGTTTCTTCGCGCTTCTCTCGCTGCTGGGCTTGATTGTGCTGAGCTACGGCATGGTGGCCGATCCCCATACGGTCATCACGAACATGCGGACGCTCACTGGCGTTCTGCCCCGGGACGTGGCGCTGCTTATTGGCGATCAGCTGATGAATGCGGTCAAAGCCTCCGAAGGGACGAAGGGCTTTGCCATCGCGCTTGCATTCGCCGTGGCGATCTACGGCGGGACTAACGGTGCCGCAGCGATCCTGACGGCACTCAATATCGCCTACGAGGAGAAGGAGAAGCGGAGCCTTTTACGCTTCTACATCCTCGCCGTCGGCATGACGGTTGGCGCACTCCTTCTTGCCCTTGTCGCGCTGGTCGCGGTGGCGCTTGTCTCGGGGCTGCAGCGTTTTTTCCCGGCGGCGTCTTACGGAAGCGTGCTCGCGGGCAAGGCGGCGGGCTACCTGTTCGTAACGCTGTTTGGCGCGGCCGTCGCGGCAACCCTGTACCGCTTCGGCCCGTCACGAACGATGGCTCGTTGGAAGTGGATCTCTCCAGGATCGATCTTCGCGGCGATCACCTTGCTGATCCTGACGGTGGCTTTTGGCTATTACGTCGCTCGCTTTACGAATTATGACCGCACGTACGGCTCTCTTGGAACCGTCGTAGCCCTGCTTAGCTGGATGTATTTATCGGCCTACGCTTTCATTTTTGGCGCCGAGCTCAACAGCGAAATTGAGCACCAGACGGCGCACGACAGCACCGTCGGGAGGCCAAAACCGTTAGGCAGGCGCGGCGCGTGGGCAGCGGACAATGTCGCTAGCGATGCCAAGGTGCAGGATCGCCCTGAGGAGTCTCGCGAGGGCGAGCGTCTCACCGCCGCAGCACCACAATTGGCCTGCGACGAAGGCTCAGGCGGCGGGAAGTAG